The Ornithorhynchus anatinus isolate Pmale09 chromosome 16, mOrnAna1.pri.v4, whole genome shotgun sequence genome contains the following window.
TTTCGTACCTGGACTCTAGTCCTGGAGAAAAACCTTAGTGGAGGCCTTGCCTCTAGTCAGCGGCAATTTGAGGAAACCTATATCGGGTTCTCTTTGGCCACTGGCTGCGCCATTTCCTTGACATGGAAAACCATGTCAAGTCTGGGTCCCACTGCCCTTTAGGGCAAGGAGGTCCTGCAAATGGGTGTGCCGCTTGGAGGCTCTTTTCATCTCGGGGCAGAGGAAACCTGGCTGTTGCAACTCACCGGGCCCCATTCAGAAGCCATCCAGTGCCAGTTGCAGGGGGGACCCTGACACTCCTTCTCACTGGCTGGTCTCATGGCGTCACTGCACAGGGGTGGTTCCACTGAGCAACGCACCTCCCTCCGCACGGTCCCCGTGCTTCCGCAGCGAGCAGAACACTGGCtcccaggaaagagaaggaagaaaacaggCAGGAGGACCAAGagacattggaaaaaaaaaaaaaaagaaggattttTCAGCTTTTACTGTAAATATTTGGAAAGCAAGTGCGAATGCCAAATCACCCTGCTGGCCTCTCAAACTGATCTGCCTAAGCTAGGCAGGAGTATGGACTCTTCTCAAGCAACTAGAATGAAATCATTTTAATATCTTTATGATGACAGGTGGGGAATGAGAGAACAAGTCAAGAATGGACAGAGACGGAAAGCACAGTGAGAGGAAAAGGGCCGGGCAGAGAAAATCCTTTGTCTATTTAAACGCACCAGGTAGATTTCATTCATTAGCAGCACACAGGAGATGATGACATTGGGCCAGAACAAATGTCAACCCAAGCATGTGATTCCTCCAATGATTGGCAGGAATAGATTTCCCAGGGGGACACCATGCTTAGAGTCCCAGGCAGGCTTGGGACAAAGGCAGGGCAATTCTGAGATTTTGACAATCTCCAGCAGACCTCGGTGGGCTGACGCTCAGAAACACTAGGGGCCCTATGCCCTCTGCTCCGAAAAAGTTCCCAGAGCCAAGGCAGCTCGTACCTCAGACCACTTCGACAGCTCCCACTGAGGGCCACAGGCCTGGCTCCTGCACATCTTCCTCCCTATGGGCCGCACTAGCCCCGCAGCCTGGCACACCTCATCGTAGACGGAGCTGTCAAAGCCAGGAGCCAGCATCCTCCAGCAGCGCACGGTCCGGGCCTGGTGACCTTCGCCACAGGTCCGGGAACACTCGCTCCACCGGCTCGTCTCCCACCTCCAAACAGGGATGCAAGAAGCACACATATATGATGTCAAAAGGGCCTATCCTGAACACCTTCCAGAGAAAGAGCCCCTATTTCCTGGTCTGACTCCAAAATGGGCAATTTCCCTTCCACCCTgcactcttccttccctctcaccttcttcacTCTGGGGCAACTACCAACCAGCTCATGCAGGGAGATGACAGGTGTGCTTCGTCATCATCCCCATCCATATctactgagcctttactgagtatagagcactgttctgagcacttgttagcataagacacagttcctggcctcaaggagcttatagtttaatggGAAATCCCATGATTATCCTTGGAAAACTGACTGCTTTAGGACACTGTTTCCCGACCAGTGATCTGTGACTCTGGTCTGTGTTCCAGGTGAAGTCTGAGAGagtttttttgttctgttctgacAGAAGAAAAGCCCAAGAGAAGGGAACAGAATTGAGACCAGGGGCAAAAAAGGCAAAACCTTACCATAAAGAAATTCCCTTTTTGTTTACATTTTAGAAAGAACAGTTGGTTATATTTTTCTCAAGGGTTCTATACCCATAATTCCATTTCACCTTTTCTAGTTTGTCATCCAAAAGGTTGAAAAATACATTTCTAGAGAATGTCCAGccaccctcctcccaacccctgagTAGCAGGAACACCCCTCCTTGGGTCCTTGCTCTCCCATCACCTGCCTCACTGTTTTTTTTGTGACTTAAGTGTCCAGAGGACTTCCTGCTTATCCCTTGTCCACTACCTTGTCTCTGTCCACTATAGGGCCAGTTAGGCCCGCAGGATCTCCTTCCCCATATGGCTCACCTGGGTTGGCAGTCTCTCCCCGTGCAGAGTTCGTGTGTAGGCTCGGGCCTGGTCAGAGCATCACAGTAGGCCTCCTCCACTTCCACTCCATCATAGCGCACACACATGGCATAGGAGGTGCTGATGCCTACTGGACAGCGGGAGCTTACCTTAGCCCAGGGCCTGCCAGGCCAAGAACAGAACCAAAACTCCTGCCTGGCAGAGCAGACAGGCGGGGACCCTCAATTCAGACCTGGGTTCATACATGCCTTCACCCAGAGCCAGGACCAACAAGCTCTTGCAAGAACAGTTATCCCCCAGTAGTGATGACTGTCTTAAAGGTGAAGAAACAGTCACTGAGCATCAAATGCATAGAGTCAACAGAGGATCCAGGAAGGATACCCAGGAGTGTTGTCTCCTAATGCAGTACCTGGGCCTCTGGATCACAGGGTCTCTTGTTGCCCATGGGGCTCTGGCTGGCTCCCTTGATCAGGACTGCCATCTCCAAGTTAAGGTAAATGCCAAAGACAGACTGGAGTTCAGCAAGTCAGGGATATTTGAATCCAAGAGCTGAATCCTCAGGGCCAGCTTGTTTTCAGCTGGGCATGaccttatttattaagctccagAAATGGAAGGCTCCTGCACCAGAAAAAGGGGTGCCATGTCTCAGGAGCCTAACCATTGAAGGAAATGACCCTCAGCCCCTTGATGGGAGGGTCTCTACATTAAGAggaatctctccccttcccaccttatcCTACTGgcctgtctcttccttctccacttgCCAAACCATTGGACTTCCACCCCAGACTTGGGGCTGTGCAGAAGGATCTACCTGAGGCACAGGAGGAACTGCAGGGGGCGTAGGCAGAGACCTTCCAGCGGTACATGTCAGCCAGGCTGATGTCATCATGGCCAAGGGGTCGCACGTCAAAATCATTGCTGGAAGAAAGGCAAGGGTGAGACCTTGGgagaggcaaaggctgtgagtgCTTCACTCTAGGGGTCTGGCTCCCCCCACAGCTCCCTATTTGGAGGAGAGTTAGTCCTGCTCTGGCCCCAGGGTGGCTCTTCCTATGCTCCCTCTACCCTGCTTGGTTTGAAATCTGTCATCTCCAggggaggtgggtttttttttaaaaaaaaaaaattcatatgtCTTCGCCTAAGGTTTAAtggtttctttcttcctcctgctcacccTGGCCACTTCTCAGATACCTAAGAGACAGCTGTTTCTGGCTACCTGAAGCACTAGTCCACCATGATTTGGGGGCAACAACATAACGAGCTCTGCATGAAGCGGAAACCTAATCATCCAATTGAGACATATGCCAGAGATCCCTGGTTCTTCTTCTGGGAAGCCTCCTTAGaagcaggtcacaacttctctcctcttcccaatcGGCTTATAGGGTCCACACTCCCCATCCACCAGCCTCTGACCCTGAACCAACCCAGAAATGTTCTCCAAGTCACCCAGAGAGTTGCATAAACCTTATCTGATTCACAACCCGACTACAGGGCAGGGATGGGTCAGGTAGCATACAGtcacagagatgggagagacattggcttagtggaaagaccacgggcttgggagtcagaggttgagggttcgaatcccagctccgccacttatcagctgtgtgactttgggcaagtcacttcacttctctgtgcctcagttacctcatctgtaaaatggggattaagactgtgagccccatgtgggacaacctgtttaccttgtatctaccccagcgcttagaacagtgcttggcccatagtaagcgcttaacaaataccatcattactatttttagtggagccccctgccttcagagaCAGACAGGAAGCAGAAGCTGGCATGATTCTGCCCAATGTCTAAGGGATGACTTCTGCTTGCACAGTGTTTGGGAACGATATTTAAAAGTCAGCAGCAGCTCACCACCTCTAAGATCCCACATGACTTTGGGTGGATGTTGGAAGAAGGAGGTAGAAAATGATGGGGAGTGGCACCCTGACCCTTTAAAAGGAAAGAAACTGAAAACAACAAATGGGTAGAATCccaaaaggggaagacaggagagACGAGAGTCAAGGAGCAACTGAAGTTGGAGAGTTGCTCCATGAGCCAATACAGTACATATGGAGTGAGGAATCAGACTAATCCAGTCCTTTTCCAACCATAAGTTACAAGTAGCTCTTCTCACCTTTCAGTGCCTGGGGCTTGGAGAGGCTCTACTTGATGGCTGGGCCCAAAACGATCTAGAGAGCTTGAAACAGATCCAGGAAGGGGGTTCTTCCCAGCAGCCATGGAGCTGCGGTTAGCACCTTTCTCCTCGTCTCCGGTTCTTGCTTCAGCCCTCAGAAAGCTGTCCAACAGGGTCTTGGCGGTGGGTCCATTCTGGGGCCCTTCCATCCACCCGCCACCTGGCTTGCTCCACCGCCCCAGGGTGGAGTTCCTCCGGCCAAACCTGGTGGCCAGTTGCTGCATTTCCCAGCAGAAGCCGGCATGGTGGGAGTCGCGGTGACAAAGTCTCCGGTACAGCTGCAGTTGGGACGTCCCAGGCCTGCCCTTCCCCAGGAGCTCAGTCCCCACCAAGGGCTGGGGGATGGCAGTGCTGGTGGGGATCTGATTCAACCGGAGGGCTGAAAAAGACAGTGGAGACATGAGCACATAGAAGAGAAATTCCCACCACCAGCCTTTCACCCGCAGAGTGTTGTCATGCCAATGCAGGATGCAGGAGGAACCAGCAGCACTGATTTATCAAGACTATGTGATCCTTCATTGGTAGGTCTGCCTGGCAGTTATCCAGCTAGTCATGGGGATAAGCTActcttcttttttaatttttttaaatggtatttgctaagcatttactaagtgccaaacactgttctaagcactggggtagatttaagctaattaggttagacacactccctgtttggcaagaggctcacagtctaaataggcaggagaacaggagaactgaggcacagagaagttaagtgacttgtccaaggtcacacagcaagtaattgtcagagccaggattagaacccaggtcttctgacttccaggcccatgctcattccactaggccacgctgattctcttacTGTGGAAGGCCACAGCTCAGGGGCTCCCAACACAAGGGCAAACAAACTAACAATTTATCCAGTTTGTTCCTTCTGAAATAGAAAGGTCTGGAATCATGGGAATCCTTTCTGTGCAGAGGTGTTCCTTTCTCTTAGGATGGAGTACCATTTCTCTCCACTCGAGGATTCTCACTGTGGAAGAGTTCCTGGCCTCTAGGCCCAAGAGCAATGTGACAGGAGACTTTTAGCTCTTAACTGGATTCAGTTCGCTTTACTGGCTTTTACAATTTTAAAATCATAAATGGGTCTGCATTTACTCATTTACTTGTTTATCTGGGTAGAATGCCATCCCTACAGTCAGTCTTCAGCAAAAGTACCTTGGATAGAAATtccccacctgtagactgtaagctccttgcggtcagggatcgagactaccaactctgttatattgtactttcccaagtcatcagtacagtgctctgcacacagtaagtgctcaaaaaatataattgattggttgattgtaaaTACTCTAAAGAGTCTACTCAGACATGTTATTTGGCCGATTCACTTCTGCAGCATACAGAGATTCCAAAAGATCTGTACTGTACAGGGTGGTCCAAGGTAAAGAGACCCCAACAAATGTAATGGTTTCAGAAGTTCCTCTTGATCTTGGGTCGCCCTGTTAAGGACCACAAGCATTAGAAAACTCCATCACGGCCCCTCcctctgggaataataatgttggtatttgttaagcgcttactatgtgcagagcactgttctaagcgctggggagatacagggtaatcaggtcgtcccacgtgaggctcacagttaatccccattttacagatgaggtaactgaggcacagagaagttaagtgacttgcccacagtcacacagctgacaagtggcagagctgggagtcaaacccatgccctctgactccgaagcccaggctctttccactgagccaagcagctGGGACCATACTGATTTCATATTAGAATGTTGCTTTCATAGGACCTGCCCCACATGGTACTAAtcaaacaatcgatggtatttcctgagcacatactgtgtgcagagcactgtactaagcaatacaacagagttggtagacacagtccctggaatccatcaaatgttctctctctctaggACCCAGCAGAGCTCCCATGGATTTACATGGCTCTAACTTCAAAGGGCTGAAATGGTCCTCATGGCGTGTCTCCCCATAAGGCTAAAAATGGAGTGGGACCAACTAGCCCAACCTTTCTTTCCAGGGGATAAAGAGAGAGGCCCAGGCAGACacccttctctctgtttctctccactcagagatctctttctcctctcccgaaGTTCCCACTCCCACTTTCCCACCCTACTCATAGTCATGGAGAGCAAACAAACCCatgtctgtttctcctgctatcgccacctcctcctttccttgtCCTGTAGCCTGGTACACACGTCCCAGCCGGAAGCCAAACTTCAGTCCATCCTCTCCTGGAGAAGAACTCCAGCCCCCGGTCTGAACTGTGGAGTTCCTTTGGAAGAAGCCCCCACTGTCAAAGCTGATGTCCCCCGCCTCACTGTCCGGCGAGAATCGGCTGCCCACCTTTCCCGTAGAGACAGAGATCCAAGACGCATTGAAGTCAACAGCTGCCCTGGGTTCGGCCAAATTCGACTTCTGATTTTTGTACCTGTGGGACTCTGggagatggagatgaaggggagTTTCCAGGGCAGGAGGAACTGTGTGGAGAGCAGGAGCCAGCACCCTGGGCACAGTGTAGTCATAGGATATATATGGCATCTTCCCATTGAAGTTATAATACTGGAAACAAGGAATACAATCAACGGTAATTATTGagaacttgctatgtgcagtgcactatacaaaCAAGTGCTCTAGTGTAGCCATATCATGCAAATTAGCATGGAAGCTCAGGGACAAGCTTGGAAAAAATTAGGATAAGCCTGAAAGTCTGCCCCTAAAGGAGGAAAAGTGGTTAGAATGGACCAATATCGACCTCATCAGCATATCGTGTAATGCTGTTCTAGCACTGATGAGCACTGATCAGATTCCTTTTCCAAATCTCTCTGAATGCCTTCTAGCAGCCCACCTAAAATTTAGACCCTTTAGAACAAATCCAGAGGAAATGCAGGAAAAGCACACAGGATAAAGATACTGGGacctcccacctcctgctcctacAGGACTGACTCGATGCATTCTTGCATCTGTTACCCCTGCACCTGTATAGCAATGGACTCAGTCCAGGatagggaggaggggggctggcTTGAAAGGCACCTCACGAGTCTCTTCCCTTCACCCAACATACCCTTTTTCTGGGTGCTTTCTTAGCCCATGGCTGCTCAGCTAGACAGGCTGCTTAGTGCCaaaagaggaagggatggatgttAGGAGCTTGTACCCCTTCAGCTTGGGTGCCCCCCAACCTCAAGTACACATCTATCCTCCCTCAACCGCAGTAGGGAAGGAGATGTTTTTAATACATCTCCAGGCAAGACGATAATGGCAGCTGCCAAACTGTTGCCACATCCCTGCCCTGAGccacctctgccatttctctttttttgtttttttaaatggtttctgttaagtgtttactatgcgtcaggcactgtactaagggattgggcacaaagtgcttttcaaataccatagaaaaaaaaaaggttggacactgtccatggcccatgtggggctcacagtctcattccccattttacagatgaggtaactgaggtgcagagaaattaagtgacttgcccaaggtcacacagcagccaagcggtggagctgggattagaattcaggtcctctgactcccagtcccatgctctgtccactaggccatgctgcctcacagTTCTTCCTGGATCCACTGCATCAAAATATTGTCTCTGGGATCAGATGACACAACTAGGATTAAGAGACTAGGGAGAGGCTGAAGTAAAAGGAATAAGAGTGAGTGATTACTTGTTGGGTTGGGGAGGCAGGTGAAAGAGTGGAGGCTTGTGCTGGGCTGCACTGATGAAGAAAACTAGGGCTTGTATTATAACAACAAACAACccaactcctgaccattggcttaaaagctctCCGTTagccatctccctctttctcatcAACCGTCTTCTCCCAATCTATCTGAGCTCAGGATCTTTGCTGCCCACAAACAATCCTCCAACCATTCCTGGCTATCCACTTTGGAGTGTGATCCACTGCTCTCAACTTTCCCCCTGCTGGGAATGACTGCAGGGGACTGAGAGCCAAGGAAGCTCTGGAGTTATAAATCCCAGAAGCATCTGAGATTTGGAGACCCAAAGGATCTCCCATTTCATCCCTGCTCTCTCAGGTTCACAATGACCTTGGAAGGGGACATCAGGAAAGAACCCAATTCAAATGGAGATATGATGGAGATATGAGGAGGCATGAGATATTGTTTCTAGATCTTCACAGCCCATCAGAAGCCAGATGATATAAGGAACCAGAATTAAGGCTTAGGTACTATTAACATAAGTCCACCATTACCTCCAGAGGAGAAACATGAGAATCTACAGAAGAAACCTCCATCTTCTGCCCAACCATACCCTTCCTAGGACACCTCTTTTAGGCCATAAAAGGCAAAAGGCCAATCCAGGAGgcaactcctctcctccccataacattctccaccccctccctccccacccccacctcagacTCTGTTACATACCATAGCATTCAGAGACTGGTTGGTGGGGCCCTGGGCGATGATGTATTCCAGCCCATCAGCATGCAGGCTGGGCGGGCGGCGGTACTTGAATAAGGTGCCGGCCACTCGGAAGTTTTGCGGATTGTCAATGACAGAATTCCCATTGAAGAAGTAGTGTCCCGCTTCATCTGCCAGGGCTGAAGACAGACCGTCAACATAATGCAGAGGAGGAAATTAACTCCTAGGTAAATGGGAAGGAAGGTGGTTCTCCTCCCAAATTTAGCAATATACAACATGGATTCCTGTCCAGTCAGCCTTAGGGTCAAATCGTAGCCAGAAAGCTCAGGGGAAGCCAACATTTAAGTACCTTctttgaattttactttccaaaccAAAAGGTACAACTTTttcttccatggtatttgttaagcacttactatatgccaggcactgtactaagcgctggggtagatacaagctaatctggttgggcatagtctatgtcccaaatggggctcacagacttgatcctcaggaagttaagtgacttgcccaaggtcacacaagtggtggagccgggattagaacccaggtccttctgacccccaggcctgtgctctatccactaggccaggctgcttcactctCAGTAACTGGTCATTCCTGCTGTGGAGTGGTCAAGTGGGACCAGGTAaaggttggggatgggaggggagggaggaaaggctgaATGAACAGAAGGTGCCATAtgcacagagaagccaaaatCCCAGTAAGGGAAAAGCAGGTAGGCCCATATATAGGCCTTCTCCTTTACCAAGGATATTCTCTGTCTTCCTGCGTTCAATGATGAGGATGTCCATGGCGCCACTGGGAATGTTGGTGACAAACACGTAGCCTGTTAAGAAGGAAAAATACTCGATTGGGATAAAGAAGCCACACCACTACATATTAGCATGGAAAGCTGACTTTGCTTAATGGAGGAGCCAGTGCCTTATCAGTGAAAGGAATGAAAGGGGTCCAAGCTATAGAAGCCACAtccggggagaggagaagggaaaattaGTCAATTAACTAGTATCAATTAAAGCTAGCCCACAACTGTCACTGCTGTGGTCAAGGTATTCAGGTTTTACCCTATTAAATCAGAAGTTACCTCAGGGAatcaagggagaagaaggaggcaggCCCAGGAGAACCTGTTCaggaaccaatcaatcacattcattgaacgcttactgtgggaagagcactaagtgcttgggagagtacaatataacaaagtcgatagacagattccctgtctacaacaagcttacagtctagagggatggaaaGTAACTCAAAGATTTTGTGATCCACACACATCTCCAaatgggccaggggctggggagtgagTGAAAATGGGGATGTGTAACTGGCACCTTGTCTGATGGGATCATAGGGTGGGAACAGGGGTACCAGGAGCTGAGAAA
Protein-coding sequences here:
- the LOC100085418 gene encoding ADAMTS-like protein 2: MYEAERMQLDLFQSLSFWNSSEASKGASAWDVEITKWWGEWSSWSTCSRTCGGGVMSRERHCLFQRLLTAQEINTPLCTGQSKHYQLCQQEPCPANADSFKQQQCSSFNAKAFGKYYYHWMPLYPDDYTSISNKPCDLQCTTRSGERQLIAQAQDGTSCKERLYQGVCISGKCEPVGCDGSLYSSQTMDRCRVCGGDGSTCYRVSGSFRKGISQLGYVFVTNIPSGAMDILIIERRKTENILALADEAGHYFFNGNSVIDNPQNFRVAGTLFKYRRPPSLHADGLEYIIAQGPTNQSLNAMYYNFNGKMPYISYDYTVPRVLAPALHTVPPALETPLHLHLPESHRYKNQKSNLAEPRAAVDFNASWISVSTGKVGSRFSPDSEAGDISFDSGGFFQRNSTVQTGGWSSSPGEDGLKFGFRLGRVYQATGQGKEEVAIAGETDMGLFALHDYEATQDQEELLKPLHLLGSLYLGPPSLRLNQIPTSTAIPQPLVGTELLGKGRPGTSQLQLYRRLCHRDSHHAGFCWEMQQLATRFGRRNSTLGRWSKPGGGWMEGPQNGPTAKTLLDSFLRAEARTGDEEKGANRSSMAAGKNPLPGSVSSSLDRFGPSHQVEPLQAPGTESNDFDVRPLGHDDISLADMYRWKVSAYAPCSSSCASGISTSYAMCVRYDGVEVEEAYCDALTRPEPTHELCTGRDCQPRWETSRWSECSRTCGEGHQARTVRCWRMLAPGFDSSVYDEVCQAAGLVRPIGRKMCRSQACGPQWELSKWSECSARCGSTGTVRREVRCSVEPPLCSDAMRPASEKECQGPPCNWHWMASEWGPCSGACGEGRMTRFILCRNMEGKVISDAQCDPATKPLAIYPCGDRNCPAHWVEQEWEPCNASCGRGMKARSVLCAGLENGVYREYPEAHCEASPKPELQAACFKRPCSTWLTTAWSQCSKTCGVGVRMREVKCYQGEELGQGCDPTSKPEAKQVCQVELCPTEAPDDDCEDRATANCALVLKVKLCSHWYYRKACCRSCRGKAP